The nucleotide window TTTCAAAAAGTGAACTAATTTAAAGCTTTTCTTAGCTTGAGGAGGAAATTCTCAATAATTTATAGTTAAGCTTGCTACAAGTTCAAGAGGTTATGTTTTCATTCTAGAGATAGATTAAAGGATTTTTACCGATTGTCATTATCAATACAAGACTTCCTTGTTTTATTAATGTTATCCCTGTAGAGGTAAAACCATGTTAAAACCCTGGATGATTATTGGTGCAGTGACCCTATTAGTGGCATTAGGAGGGCTGTTTATCCGACCTAAAGATATTCCTTGGGCAAAGCATTTAGACCGCCCAAATTGGCTATTTTTTGAGCCAGCAATTCCTTTTATTTGGACAGTGATTTATACTTGTGGAGCAATTAGCGCTCTTTTTGTTTGGCAAGCTGATCCGGGTAGTGTTAAAACTTGGCTACTTATGGGGCTTTATTTACTCATAGAAATCGTCACAACTGCCTATATTCCGGCCACCCTACGCTCTCGTAGTTTAGGAGTGGGTAAAGTGGTCGGGGCATCAGGATCAGTGTTAGGAATTCTGTTGTTTTTCTTAGTCTTACCGATTAATCAATCGGCTGCATTTTTCTTGTTGCCTTATCTCATTTGGAGTCCGATCGGAACTTATGCAACTGAGCAAATGATTGAATTAAATCCGCGAGAAGTTTAATTCAAATTCTGTTTTAATAGGTATTTATTGACTAGATTGTTTCACGACCCAATCATATAATCTAGGAACAAAATTATAAATAGTATTTAACATTACTCCAGACCCAACCATTACCTCTGGTTTAGGATGTTCTATTACCTCTACAATTGTTTTAGCCACATCTTCCGGCTGACTAGCGATCGCAGTTTTTAAGGTTTCTTCCATCTGTTTTTTTCGAGTATCGGAATTAAAAATTGCCCGCTCTAGAAAATCACTATTAGTAACACTGGGATGAACACAACAGACTTGTATTCCTTTCGGTTCTAATTCTAAGCGAAGGGTTTCAGTTAATCCAGTTACCGCATATTTGCTAGTACAATAAGCGGTCATATTCGGAAGGGGAATTTTTCCCCCAATTGAGCCAACATTAATAATGATGCCTCGTTTTTGGGCGAGGAAATGAGGTAATAAGGCTTGAATAGTATAAACATAACCCCACAAATTAACATTCATTACCTGTTGCCAATTTTCTAAGGTGCTTTCTTCCATCGGTGCAGTCA belongs to Gloeothece citriformis PCC 7424 and includes:
- a CDS encoding SDR family oxidoreductase, yielding MNSTVLITGASQGIGKATALLLAKKGYNLALAARNSERLEAVTQTINNQGGKAIAIPTDVTHAQQVESLVKKALDHYKQIDILINNAGICMTAPMEESTLENWQQVMNVNLWGYVYTIQALLPHFLAQKRGIIINVGSIGGKIPLPNMTAYCTSKYAVTGLTETLRLELEPKGIQVCCVHPSVTNSDFLERAIFNSDTRKKQMEETLKTAIASQPEDVAKTIVEVIEHPKPEVMVGSGVMLNTIYNFVPRLYDWVVKQSSQ
- a CDS encoding TspO/MBR family protein is translated as MLKPWMIIGAVTLLVALGGLFIRPKDIPWAKHLDRPNWLFFEPAIPFIWTVIYTCGAISALFVWQADPGSVKTWLLMGLYLLIEIVTTAYIPATLRSRSLGVGKVVGASGSVLGILLFFLVLPINQSAAFFLLPYLIWSPIGTYATEQMIELNPREV